From a single Chlorocebus sabaeus isolate Y175 chromosome X, mChlSab1.0.hap1, whole genome shotgun sequence genomic region:
- the USP51 gene encoding ubiquitin carboxyl-terminal hydrolase 51 isoform X2 — MAQVRETSLPSGSGARWISGGGGGASPEEAVEKAGKMEAAAAGATKASSGREAEEMKLEPLQEPKPVPEENLTWTSSGGDEKFMTSGTEDKQSTCETKEQEPKLVKPKKKRRKKSVYTVGLRGLINLGNTCFMNCIVQALTHIPLLKDFFLSDKHKCIMTSPSLCLVCEMSSLFHAMYSGSRTPHIPYKLLHLIWIHAEHLAGYRQQDAHEFLIAILDVLHRHSKDDSGVQEANNPNCCNCIIDQIFTGGLQSDVTCQACHSVSTTIDPCWDISLDLPGSCATFDSQNPERADGTVSRDDHIPGIPSLTDCLQWFTRPEHLGSSAKIKCNSCQSYQESTKQLTMKKLPIVACFHLKRFEHVGKQRRKINTFISFPLELDMTPFLASTKESRMKEGQPPADCVPNENKYSLFAVINHHGTLESGHYTSFIRQQKDQWFSCDDAIITKATIEDLLYSEGYLLFYHKQGLEKD, encoded by the exons ATGGCCCAGgttcgagaaacttctttgcccTCCGGCTCTGGGGCCCGCTGGATCTCCGGAGGTGGGGGAGGAGCCTCTCCAGAGGAGGCGGTTGAGAAGGCGGGGAAAatggaggcggcggcggcgggggcgacGAAGGCGTCTTCGGGACGGGAAGCTGAGGAGATGAAGCTGGAGCCATTACAGGAGCCTAAGCCCGTGCCGGAGGAGAACTTGACGTGGACCAGCAGCGGCGGCGACGAGAAG TTTATGACATCAGGGACTGAAGACAAGCAATCAACCTGTGAGACAAAGGAACAGGAGCCAAAATTGGTGAAAcccaagaaaaagagaagaaaaaagtcagtCTATACTGTAGGCCTGAGAGGGCTAATCAATCTTGGGAACACTTGTTTTATGAATTGTATTGTCCAGGCACTTACCCATATTCCTCTACTGAAAGATTTCTTCCTCTCTGACAAgcacaaatgtataatgacaagCCCCAGCTTGTGTCTGGTCTGTGAAATGTCTTCGCTTTTTCATGCTATGTACTCTGGGAGCCGAACTCCTCACATTCCCTATAAGTTACTGCATCTGATATGGATCCATGCAGAACATTTAGCAGGGTACAGGCAGCAGGATGCCCATGAGTTCCTTATTGCAATATTAGATGTGCTGCATAGACACAGCAAAGATGATAGTGGTGTGCAGGAGGCCAATAACCCCAACTGCTGTAACTGCATCATAGACCAAATCTTTACAGGTGGCCTGCAATCAGATGTCACATGTCAAGCCTGCCATAGTGTTTCCACCACCATAGACCCATGCTGGGACATCAGTTTGGACTTGCCTGGCTCTTGTGCCACATTCGATTCCCAGAACCCAGAGAGGGCTGATGGCACAGTGAGCAGGGATGACCACATACCAGGAATCCCCTCACTCACAGACTGCCTACAGTGGTTTACAAGGCCAGAGCACCTAGGAAGCAGTGCCAAAATCAAATGCAATAGTTGCCAAAGCTACCAGGAGTCTACTAAACAGCTTACAATGAAAAAATTACCCATTGTGGCTTGTTTTCATCTCAAGCGGTTTGAGCATGTAGGCAAACAGAGGCGAAAGATTAATACCTTTATCTCCTTTCCCTTGGAGCTGGACATGACTCCGTTTTTGGCCTCCACTAAAGAGAGCAGAATGAAAGAAGGCCAGCCACCAGCAGATTGTGTGCCCAATGAGAATAAGTATTCCTTGTTTGCAGTGATTAATCACCATGGAACTTTGGAAAGTGGCCACTATACCAGCTTTATCCGGCAACAAAAGGACCAGTGGTTCAGCTGTGATGATGCCATCATCACCAAGGCTACCATTGAGGACTTACTTTACAGTGAAGGGTATTTACTCTTCTATCACAAACAGGGTCTAGagaaagactag
- the USP51 gene encoding ubiquitin carboxyl-terminal hydrolase 51 isoform X1, which yields MAQVRETSLPSGSGARWISGGGGGASPEEAVEKAGKMEAAAAGATKASSGREAEEMKLEPLQEPKPVPEENLTWTSSGGDEKVLPSIPLRCHSSSSPVCPRRKPRPRPQPRARSRSQPGLSAPPPPPARPPPPPPPPPPSAPRPRAWRGSRRRSRPGSRPQTRRSCSGDLDGSGDPGGLGDWLLEVDFGQGPTGCSHVESFKVGKNWQKNLRLIYQRFVWSGTPETRKRKAKSCICHVCSTHMNRLHSCLSCVFFGCFTEKHIHKHAETKQHHLAVDVYHGVIYCFMCKDYVYDKDIEQIAKETKEKILRLTSTSTDVSHQQFMTSGTEDKQSTCETKEQEPKLVKPKKKRRKKSVYTVGLRGLINLGNTCFMNCIVQALTHIPLLKDFFLSDKHKCIMTSPSLCLVCEMSSLFHAMYSGSRTPHIPYKLLHLIWIHAEHLAGYRQQDAHEFLIAILDVLHRHSKDDSGVQEANNPNCCNCIIDQIFTGGLQSDVTCQACHSVSTTIDPCWDISLDLPGSCATFDSQNPERADGTVSRDDHIPGIPSLTDCLQWFTRPEHLGSSAKIKCNSCQSYQESTKQLTMKKLPIVACFHLKRFEHVGKQRRKINTFISFPLELDMTPFLASTKESRMKEGQPPADCVPNENKYSLFAVINHHGTLESGHYTSFIRQQKDQWFSCDDAIITKATIEDLLYSEGYLLFYHKQGLEKD from the coding sequence ATGGCCCAGgttcgagaaacttctttgcccTCCGGCTCTGGGGCCCGCTGGATCTCCGGAGGTGGGGGAGGAGCCTCTCCAGAGGAGGCGGTTGAGAAGGCGGGGAAAatggaggcggcggcggcgggggcgacGAAGGCGTCTTCGGGACGGGAAGCTGAGGAGATGAAGCTGGAGCCATTACAGGAGCCTAAGCCCGTGCCGGAGGAGAACTTGACGTGGACCAGCAGCGGCGGCGACGAGAAGGTGCTCCCTTCAATCCCCCTTCGCTGTCACAGCAGCTCCTCACCCGTTTGCCCGCGCCGCAAGCCCCGCCCTCGGCCCCAGCCCCGGGCCCGCTCCCGCAGCCAGCCTGGGCTCTCGGCCCCACCCCCGCCTCCggcccggcccccgcccccgccgccaCCCCCGCCCCCATCCGCACCGCGGCCCAGGGCCTGGCGTGGATCCCGGCGCAGATCCCGACCTGGGTCCAGGCCTCAGACACGGAGAAGCTGCTCTGGTGACCTAGACGGGTCGGGGGATCCTGGCGGCTTAGGGGACTGGTTGCTGGAGGTCGACTTTGGTCAGGGTCCCACAGGCTGCTCTCATGTGGAGAGCTTTAAAGTAGGTAAGAACTGGCAGAAGAACCTGAGGCTGATCTACCAGCGTTTCGTTTGGAGTGGGACCCCAGAGACTAGGAAACGTAAAGCAAAGTCATGCATCTGTCATGTATGTAGTACCCATATGAATAGACTCCACTCTTGTCTCTCCTGTGTCTTTTTTGGCTGCTTCACTGAGAAACATATTCACAAACATGCAGAAACAAAGCAGCACCATTTAGCTGTAGATGTTTATCATGGGGTCATATATTGCTTCATGTGTAAGGATTATGTATATGACAAAGACATAGAACAGATtgccaaagaaacaaaagaaaaaattttgagaTTAACTTCCACCTCAACAGATGTTTCTCATCAACAGTTTATGACATCAGGGACTGAAGACAAGCAATCAACCTGTGAGACAAAGGAACAGGAGCCAAAATTGGTGAAAcccaagaaaaagagaagaaaaaagtcagtCTATACTGTAGGCCTGAGAGGGCTAATCAATCTTGGGAACACTTGTTTTATGAATTGTATTGTCCAGGCACTTACCCATATTCCTCTACTGAAAGATTTCTTCCTCTCTGACAAgcacaaatgtataatgacaagCCCCAGCTTGTGTCTGGTCTGTGAAATGTCTTCGCTTTTTCATGCTATGTACTCTGGGAGCCGAACTCCTCACATTCCCTATAAGTTACTGCATCTGATATGGATCCATGCAGAACATTTAGCAGGGTACAGGCAGCAGGATGCCCATGAGTTCCTTATTGCAATATTAGATGTGCTGCATAGACACAGCAAAGATGATAGTGGTGTGCAGGAGGCCAATAACCCCAACTGCTGTAACTGCATCATAGACCAAATCTTTACAGGTGGCCTGCAATCAGATGTCACATGTCAAGCCTGCCATAGTGTTTCCACCACCATAGACCCATGCTGGGACATCAGTTTGGACTTGCCTGGCTCTTGTGCCACATTCGATTCCCAGAACCCAGAGAGGGCTGATGGCACAGTGAGCAGGGATGACCACATACCAGGAATCCCCTCACTCACAGACTGCCTACAGTGGTTTACAAGGCCAGAGCACCTAGGAAGCAGTGCCAAAATCAAATGCAATAGTTGCCAAAGCTACCAGGAGTCTACTAAACAGCTTACAATGAAAAAATTACCCATTGTGGCTTGTTTTCATCTCAAGCGGTTTGAGCATGTAGGCAAACAGAGGCGAAAGATTAATACCTTTATCTCCTTTCCCTTGGAGCTGGACATGACTCCGTTTTTGGCCTCCACTAAAGAGAGCAGAATGAAAGAAGGCCAGCCACCAGCAGATTGTGTGCCCAATGAGAATAAGTATTCCTTGTTTGCAGTGATTAATCACCATGGAACTTTGGAAAGTGGCCACTATACCAGCTTTATCCGGCAACAAAAGGACCAGTGGTTCAGCTGTGATGATGCCATCATCACCAAGGCTACCATTGAGGACTTACTTTACAGTGAAGGGTATTTACTCTTCTATCACAAACAGGGTCTAGagaaagactag